The following are from one region of the Thermococcus cleftensis genome:
- a CDS encoding adenosine-specific kinase, which translates to MVKIEVVDIEKPEGVEVIIGQGNFSIFTVDDLAKTLLTTVPGIKFGIAMNEAKPQLTRFTGNDEELEKLAARNAVKIGAGHVFVVLMRNAFPINVLNAVKNHPAVAMVYGASENPFQVIVAETDLGRSVIGIVDGKAAKEIETEEQKKERRELVERIGYKID; encoded by the coding sequence ATGGTGAAGATAGAGGTCGTCGATATCGAAAAGCCCGAGGGCGTCGAGGTGATAATCGGTCAGGGTAACTTCTCGATATTCACGGTCGATGATCTGGCCAAGACCCTCCTCACGACTGTTCCAGGCATAAAGTTCGGCATAGCGATGAACGAGGCCAAGCCCCAGCTCACCCGCTTCACCGGCAACGATGAGGAGCTAGAAAAGCTGGCCGCCAGGAACGCGGTGAAGATTGGCGCGGGCCACGTCTTCGTGGTGCTCATGCGCAATGCTTTCCCGATAAACGTGCTCAACGCCGTCAAGAACCACCCCGCCGTGGCCATGGTCTACGGGGCCAGCGAGAACCCCTTCCAGGTCATAGTCGCCGAGACCGACCTCGGAAGGAGTGTCATAGGCATAGTGGACGGCAAGGCCGCGAAGGAGATTGAAACGGAGGAGCAGAAGAAGGAGCGCAGGGAGCTGGTGGAGAGGATAGGGTATAAGATAGACTGA
- a CDS encoding CDP-2,3-bis-(O-geranylgeranyl)-sn-glycerol synthase has translation MGSLSSLLWAFWYILPAYVANASPVLVGGGRPIDGGRTWKDGRRILGDGKTWRGFIGGVAIGTITGLVQYFITPDFYGDLGTAVLLAFLLSLGALLGDLIGSFFKRRANLPRGAPAIGLDQLGFLIAALALAYPVKTLDSGQIIFLLVVSPFVHWGANYFAYKMGWKSVPW, from the coding sequence ATGGGTTCGCTCTCATCTCTCCTCTGGGCCTTCTGGTACATACTGCCCGCCTACGTCGCCAACGCCTCCCCGGTTCTCGTGGGGGGAGGCAGGCCCATAGACGGCGGAAGAACCTGGAAGGACGGGCGCAGGATCCTGGGCGACGGAAAGACCTGGCGCGGCTTCATCGGTGGCGTTGCCATTGGAACAATCACGGGACTGGTTCAGTACTTCATCACCCCAGACTTCTACGGCGACCTTGGGACGGCGGTTCTCCTCGCATTTCTGCTCTCCCTCGGTGCCCTCCTTGGCGACCTCATCGGGAGTTTCTTCAAGAGAAGGGCAAACCTTCCGCGCGGCGCTCCGGCCATAGGCCTCGACCAGCTGGGGTTTCTCATAGCGGCCCTCGCCCTGGCCTATCCAGTCAAAACGCTCGACTCGGGCCAGATAATCTTCCTCCTGGTCGTCTCGCCCTTCGTCCACTGGGGTGCCAACTACTTCGCCTACAAGATGGGCTGGAAGAGCGTGCCGTGGTAA
- a CDS encoding Lrp/AsnC family transcriptional regulator, which yields MVDPMMEELEFLAEILNKYPLESLKKIAESEGIDYYRLKRLYDKYYGKYLTVGCIINIKKLGLRSFVAFLSVSPDRLMETAVRMTQNPFVTYVNPAFGFKNGLSITFHAPDDQKDRIDEMLSKYSDDYEYYEARAYPYSGDDNFGRWYLSYDYAILLDILKWDARTPITEIARRLGKSRPTARYMINRLLEEEIVLGFTPLIDMNVHDRGVIGLTRELNEEVLERFREYEISVGVLPGYGYLLEWFFSSKEDLGSKVLEFSNYVEKLLIEYFEPAFKEMNDRNLKNRHQRMVKKDGSGYHSILDF from the coding sequence ATGGTCGACCCCATGATGGAGGAGCTGGAGTTCCTGGCTGAAATCCTGAACAAATATCCCCTGGAGAGCCTCAAGAAGATAGCCGAGAGCGAGGGGATAGACTATTACAGGCTCAAGAGACTCTACGACAAGTACTACGGAAAGTATCTCACCGTGGGCTGCATAATAAACATAAAAAAGCTCGGACTCAGGAGCTTCGTCGCGTTTCTCAGCGTTTCTCCCGACAGGCTGATGGAAACGGCCGTCCGAATGACCCAGAACCCCTTCGTAACCTACGTCAATCCAGCCTTCGGCTTCAAGAACGGCCTCTCCATCACGTTCCACGCGCCAGACGACCAGAAGGATAGGATAGATGAGATGCTCTCCAAGTACTCGGACGACTACGAGTACTACGAGGCGAGGGCTTACCCCTACAGCGGCGACGACAACTTTGGAAGGTGGTACCTGAGCTACGACTACGCCATTCTGCTCGATATCCTGAAGTGGGACGCCCGGACACCAATAACCGAGATAGCAAGGAGGCTCGGGAAGAGCCGCCCCACAGCCAGATACATGATAAACAGGCTCCTCGAGGAGGAGATAGTGCTCGGCTTCACCCCGCTCATAGACATGAACGTCCACGACAGGGGAGTCATCGGGCTCACCAGGGAGCTCAATGAAGAGGTTCTGGAGAGGTTCAGGGAGTACGAGATATCCGTCGGCGTCCTGCCAGGGTACGGGTACCTCTTGGAGTGGTTCTTCTCCTCCAAGGAGGACTTAGGGAGCAAGGTTCTGGAGTTCAGTAACTACGTCGAGAAGCTCCTGATAGAGTACTTCGAGCCGGCCTTCAAGGAGATGAACGACAGGAACCTGAAGAACAGGCATCAGAGAATGGTTAAAAAGGACGGGAGCGGGTACCACTCCATACTGGACTTCTGA
- a CDS encoding molybdenum cofactor biosynthesis protein MoaE codes for MKVRLTKEPFDLNEALRYLLVPEAGGYVFFLGKVRNENHGRKVKKLIYEAYPEMAEAEMERIRREALERFPILDMLIWHRHGELEVGEDTILIIASGKHRKEAFDACIWAIDEVKRRVPVWKREVTDEGTFWIEGDRLVPGD; via the coding sequence ATGAAGGTAAGGCTCACGAAGGAACCCTTCGACCTCAACGAGGCCCTTCGCTATCTCCTGGTTCCCGAGGCAGGAGGTTACGTCTTCTTCCTCGGCAAGGTCAGGAACGAGAACCACGGGAGGAAGGTAAAGAAGCTCATCTACGAGGCTTATCCGGAGATGGCGGAGGCCGAGATGGAGAGGATACGGAGGGAGGCCCTCGAGAGGTTCCCCATTCTCGACATGCTGATATGGCACCGCCACGGGGAGCTCGAGGTCGGTGAGGACACGATACTGATAATAGCCAGTGGGAAGCACAGGAAGGAGGCCTTCGATGCCTGCATCTGGGCCATCGATGAGGTGAAGAGGCGCGTTCCGGTATGGAAGAGGGAAGTCACCGACGAGGGGACCTTCTGGATAGAGGGTGATCGCCTGGTTCCCGGTGATTGA
- a CDS encoding ubiquitin-like small modifier protein 1 produces MRVTVRYFARYRSLVGKGEEEIEIPEGTTVRELIEMLKERHPVLRNEVFAEEDDLADVNVSRNGRYVRFDEVLRDGDIVAIFPPVSGG; encoded by the coding sequence ATGAGGGTTACCGTTCGCTACTTCGCCCGCTACCGCTCCCTGGTCGGAAAGGGCGAGGAGGAGATCGAGATCCCAGAGGGGACAACGGTTCGCGAGCTGATAGAGATGCTCAAGGAGAGGCACCCGGTTCTCAGGAACGAGGTCTTCGCGGAGGAGGACGACCTGGCCGACGTGAACGTCTCGCGCAACGGCCGCTACGTCCGCTTCGATGAAGTTCTGAGGGACGGCGACATAGTGGCGATATTCCCCCCGGTGAGCGGTGGTTGA
- a CDS encoding hydrophobe/amphiphile efflux-3 (HAE3) family transporter, which yields MDLLRKAARIIVRYRVAFALVALFLLIVSAYGIQSLRFESDLSSMLPEGDPAIKDYNALQNEFQSGDSTLIVVKIDSIEPGGVYDVRDPKVIEAIYELEQRLRRREYVTDTMSIADIYMKVLGRLPRSEEEAKFVLDMLPEEQRYSLVSRDYTMTMIVVTINREKKTETLVRVYQGVQEDIESVKFPQNVEVIQTGNIGITYRILQLLQRDLNKTMAISFLLVIALLLYFYRSPVKALIPLIPLVFGVVMTLGFMGLAGIPLDLATTTIGAMLVGMGIDYGIHVTNRYYEERRNGKDVEEAAAEAVAETGKALLGAALTTIAGFAAMYLSSLPMLHNLATTLILGLSLAALNAVVITPAVIILEEDVMMRLKGHHVRPEVRSGTGAIGRFFTSLGEAIKARPGAFLGAVFLITLLFAYGVTQVTTEVRLEKFIPPGMPEIEALMDVRTEFGGQDELYVLVRADDVRNPAVVRAMYRFENLVKADSYYNGVFGSQSPADIVYEKYGYIPNDREKISEALSEYQGPSMVSGDYSMAIIKFTGDFGGTSMDDFRRIMRYFEEETKLAQETQFPPGVELSLTGDLYLNYVLDQLTNVEINRISTYGTVFVVLIVLLLFRRIRVSVAMITPMFLGALWTVGFMGLAGIPFTQSLAGVISMIVGLGVDYGMHLTHRFMEEMNEGNPKPIVTAVGSVGPGILAGALTTAGGFLALLAGELPTIHDFGLTLAFGIFASMTSAYLVTPALLQIFYGKKTGGGSP from the coding sequence ATGGACCTCCTGAGGAAAGCGGCGAGGATCATAGTGAGGTACCGCGTGGCCTTCGCGCTGGTAGCCCTGTTTCTGCTCATCGTTTCAGCCTACGGAATCCAGAGCCTCAGGTTCGAGAGTGATCTCAGCTCGATGCTCCCAGAGGGCGATCCAGCCATAAAGGACTACAACGCCCTTCAGAATGAGTTCCAGAGCGGCGACAGCACGCTGATAGTGGTTAAGATAGACTCCATCGAGCCGGGCGGCGTTTACGACGTCAGGGACCCCAAGGTGATAGAGGCCATATACGAACTCGAACAGAGGCTCAGGCGGAGGGAGTACGTGACGGACACGATGAGCATAGCGGACATCTACATGAAGGTTCTCGGAAGGCTTCCGCGGAGCGAGGAGGAGGCGAAGTTCGTCCTCGACATGCTCCCCGAGGAACAGAGGTACTCCCTCGTCAGCAGGGACTACACGATGACAATGATAGTGGTGACGATAAACAGGGAGAAGAAGACCGAGACCCTCGTGAGGGTCTACCAGGGGGTGCAGGAGGACATAGAGAGCGTCAAGTTTCCGCAGAACGTCGAGGTAATTCAGACCGGTAACATAGGCATAACCTACCGCATTCTCCAGCTCCTCCAGCGCGACCTCAACAAGACGATGGCGATATCGTTCCTCCTCGTCATAGCACTCCTTCTCTACTTCTACCGCTCCCCGGTCAAGGCCCTGATTCCCCTTATCCCCCTCGTCTTCGGGGTCGTTATGACGCTGGGCTTCATGGGGCTGGCCGGCATTCCCCTCGACCTGGCAACCACCACGATAGGGGCCATGCTCGTCGGAATGGGCATCGACTACGGCATACACGTGACCAACAGGTACTACGAGGAGAGGCGCAATGGCAAGGACGTTGAGGAGGCCGCGGCCGAGGCTGTGGCGGAGACCGGAAAGGCCCTCCTGGGCGCGGCGCTGACGACGATAGCGGGCTTTGCGGCGATGTACCTCTCGAGCCTCCCAATGCTCCACAACCTCGCGACCACTCTAATACTCGGTCTAAGCTTGGCCGCCCTGAACGCGGTGGTAATCACGCCGGCCGTGATAATCCTGGAAGAGGACGTTATGATGAGGCTCAAGGGACACCACGTCCGCCCGGAGGTACGCTCCGGAACGGGAGCAATTGGAAGGTTCTTCACCTCCCTTGGGGAAGCCATAAAGGCCAGGCCCGGGGCGTTTCTCGGCGCGGTTTTCCTGATTACACTGCTCTTCGCCTACGGGGTCACCCAGGTCACGACGGAGGTGAGGCTGGAGAAGTTCATTCCCCCAGGAATGCCCGAGATAGAGGCCCTAATGGACGTGAGAACCGAGTTCGGCGGCCAGGACGAGCTTTACGTCCTGGTGAGGGCGGACGACGTGAGAAACCCCGCGGTAGTGAGGGCCATGTACCGCTTCGAGAACCTGGTGAAGGCGGACTCCTACTACAACGGTGTGTTCGGCTCCCAGAGCCCGGCGGACATCGTTTACGAGAAGTACGGCTACATACCCAACGACAGGGAGAAGATAAGCGAGGCCCTCTCCGAGTACCAGGGGCCGTCCATGGTCTCGGGCGACTACTCCATGGCGATAATCAAGTTCACGGGCGACTTCGGCGGCACGAGCATGGACGACTTCAGAAGGATAATGAGGTACTTCGAGGAGGAAACCAAACTCGCCCAGGAAACCCAGTTCCCGCCGGGGGTTGAGCTTTCCCTGACCGGGGACCTCTACCTCAACTACGTCCTCGACCAGCTCACCAACGTCGAGATAAACCGCATATCCACCTACGGAACGGTCTTCGTGGTGCTCATCGTCCTCCTCCTCTTCCGGCGCATCAGGGTTTCGGTGGCGATGATAACCCCGATGTTCCTCGGCGCCCTCTGGACGGTGGGCTTCATGGGGCTGGCCGGGATACCCTTCACCCAGAGCTTAGCTGGAGTCATCTCGATGATAGTGGGCCTGGGCGTCGATTACGGAATGCACCTCACCCACCGCTTCATGGAGGAGATGAATGAAGGCAACCCGAAGCCCATAGTGACGGCCGTGGGGAGCGTGGGGCCAGGAATCCTGGCAGGTGCCCTCACCACCGCAGGCGGCTTCCTGGCCCTTCTCGCCGGCGAGCTTCCGACGATACACGACTTCGGCCTCACCCTGGCCTTTGGAATATTCGCCTCGATGACCTCGGCTTACCTCGTCACGCCCGCCCTGCTTCAAATATTCTACGGAAAGAAAACGGGAGGTGGTTCACCGTGA
- a CDS encoding COG1361 S-layer family protein produces the protein MKCSGFLITALLIFGTFGGIVSASETVSPLFEGYLSKGEAVLVGPLLITLADTVKDYGNGEYYAMLVIMKDGKILNAEYKTMLVPDPRKIQFLLLDPTFLLALAETQGYDLTECAEYVNNTPAFDACLLANAYGFYQWLNTAPPREIGEAVVRTIQTHPELGLSEEDVLMEVTYPDVTPVREGETVELDVDGEKAYVTVNEIYPNGVRVSVSGPPEWRTSTLPGLVVTSVEVPQTVQPGETVTVKVHLRNEGAMKVRYLNVFVTPTPMSFNDSSSIASAVSMALSQSGLSQSVFYPEGSAVQYIEYLEGKDNATLTFRIKINPNADTGTYPLYVGVAYFTGLGANMKMLQTYNFVALTVKKSREGFVEITRVETEPGEISPGDRFKVRFTLVNEGAEPVKALSLRINSYQVPVQGEVSNVDLSALSQLPVQGSEQLSQNLQDYLNGLMHQLAKQSIEAFLPVGEDNVKYAAELMPGQNVTLEFTVKANEKLANGIYPLRIELKYLSEPDGKEITDERLVGIEITGKAELMLSKASTSPSRVLPGTDNVEVSFQVDNVGTGTARTVVVKPLPEWPFSLSDSSEQMIGLGSLGKGDSAQGSFRVNVAENASAGTYEIPLLVTYTNELGVKKNVTLTVPVIVGARPRIEVEKVTVEPEPLQGETVNVYITLKNTGGEKATSVMVEGVVKADQPFTLDKRTDYVGDLGPGERGQGVIVLKIDRSAIPKEYSIGLRIRAVGDPSQGDDNVYVFEETVRITVGENTKTESNLRNLAIAIGALVVVVVLYTYLRGRGK, from the coding sequence GTGAAGTGCTCTGGATTCCTGATTACGGCCCTACTCATCTTTGGGACCTTTGGAGGAATTGTCTCCGCATCTGAAACTGTTAGCCCTCTCTTCGAGGGTTACCTCAGCAAAGGCGAGGCCGTCCTGGTGGGCCCGCTGCTGATAACGCTCGCCGACACCGTGAAGGACTACGGAAACGGTGAGTACTACGCGATGCTCGTGATAATGAAGGACGGCAAGATACTGAACGCCGAGTACAAGACGATGCTGGTTCCCGATCCGAGGAAGATACAGTTCCTCCTGCTCGACCCGACCTTCCTCCTCGCCCTGGCCGAGACCCAGGGCTACGATCTGACGGAGTGCGCCGAGTACGTGAACAACACACCCGCCTTCGACGCATGCTTGCTCGCCAACGCCTACGGCTTCTACCAGTGGCTGAACACCGCCCCGCCGAGGGAAATCGGGGAGGCCGTGGTGAGGACTATCCAGACCCACCCGGAGCTGGGCCTGAGCGAGGAGGACGTCCTGATGGAGGTGACCTACCCCGACGTGACCCCTGTGAGGGAGGGGGAGACGGTTGAGCTGGACGTCGATGGAGAGAAGGCATACGTGACCGTGAACGAGATATACCCCAACGGCGTGAGGGTAAGCGTCAGCGGGCCGCCGGAGTGGAGAACCTCAACCCTGCCGGGCCTCGTCGTGACCAGTGTCGAAGTTCCCCAGACGGTCCAGCCGGGCGAGACGGTCACGGTTAAGGTTCACCTGAGGAACGAGGGAGCAATGAAGGTGCGCTACCTGAACGTCTTCGTCACCCCAACGCCGATGAGCTTCAACGACAGCTCCTCCATAGCGAGCGCGGTTTCCATGGCCCTCAGCCAGAGCGGCCTGTCCCAGAGCGTCTTCTACCCCGAGGGGAGCGCGGTTCAGTACATCGAGTACCTGGAGGGCAAGGACAACGCCACCCTGACCTTCAGGATCAAGATAAACCCCAACGCCGACACCGGAACCTACCCCCTCTACGTCGGGGTGGCCTACTTCACCGGGTTGGGTGCCAACATGAAGATGCTCCAGACCTACAACTTCGTCGCCCTCACCGTCAAGAAGAGCAGAGAAGGCTTCGTCGAGATAACCCGGGTCGAGACCGAGCCAGGGGAGATAAGCCCCGGGGACAGGTTCAAGGTCCGCTTCACCCTGGTGAACGAGGGTGCCGAGCCGGTGAAGGCCCTGAGCCTCAGGATAAACTCCTACCAGGTGCCGGTTCAGGGGGAAGTCAGCAACGTGGATTTATCCGCCCTCTCCCAGCTTCCGGTACAGGGGAGCGAGCAGCTCAGCCAGAACCTCCAGGACTACCTCAACGGGCTGATGCACCAGCTGGCGAAGCAGAGCATCGAGGCCTTCCTGCCCGTGGGGGAGGACAACGTGAAGTACGCGGCAGAGCTTATGCCGGGACAGAACGTGACCCTGGAGTTCACGGTGAAGGCCAACGAGAAGCTCGCCAACGGAATCTATCCCCTTAGAATAGAGCTGAAGTACCTGAGCGAGCCGGACGGGAAGGAGATAACGGACGAAAGGCTCGTCGGGATTGAGATAACCGGTAAGGCGGAGCTGATGCTCTCGAAGGCCTCGACCTCGCCGAGCAGAGTCCTTCCGGGCACGGACAACGTCGAGGTGAGCTTCCAGGTGGACAACGTTGGAACCGGGACGGCGAGAACCGTGGTGGTGAAGCCCCTGCCGGAGTGGCCCTTCAGCCTCAGCGACTCGAGCGAGCAGATGATAGGCCTCGGGAGCCTCGGAAAAGGTGATTCAGCCCAGGGCTCCTTCAGGGTGAACGTCGCCGAGAACGCCAGCGCCGGCACCTACGAGATACCGCTCCTGGTCACCTACACCAACGAGCTTGGAGTGAAGAAAAACGTGACCCTCACGGTGCCGGTAATAGTGGGTGCGAGGCCGAGGATAGAGGTGGAAAAGGTCACCGTCGAGCCTGAGCCGCTCCAGGGCGAGACCGTCAATGTGTACATCACCCTGAAAAACACGGGCGGCGAGAAAGCGACGAGCGTCATGGTAGAGGGCGTCGTCAAGGCCGACCAGCCCTTCACCCTGGACAAGAGAACCGACTACGTCGGCGACCTCGGACCGGGCGAGAGGGGGCAGGGGGTGATAGTCCTCAAGATAGACAGGAGTGCGATCCCCAAAGAGTACAGCATAGGCCTCAGGATAAGGGCCGTTGGGGACCCGAGCCAGGGCGACGACAACGTCTACGTCTTCGAGGAGACAGTGAGGATAACCGTGGGAGAGAACACGAAGACGGAGAGCAACCTGAGAAATCTCGCCATCGCAATCGGCGCGCTCGTCGTCGTGGTGGTGCTCTACACGTACCTGCGGGGAAGAGGAAAGTGA
- a CDS encoding GbsR/MarR family transcriptional regulator, with protein MGVEEAKRIVMNHFAGAARRFGFSELYGYIYGALFLAREPMSLAEIAERTGYSLSHVSSALKAMESLGFVVRVKKPGDKRAYYRATRLLKDWRQAAYYNRVLEDVEQMKTNLMKALAELEGEEGEEVEFIRESIEFALKRNELAERIIRYLLSHDDEEVLERLVECLESEKR; from the coding sequence ATGGGTGTTGAGGAGGCGAAGAGGATAGTGATGAACCACTTCGCAGGGGCCGCGAGGAGGTTCGGCTTCAGCGAGCTGTACGGCTACATCTACGGTGCCCTTTTCCTTGCCAGGGAGCCGATGAGCCTGGCTGAGATAGCCGAGAGAACCGGCTACTCACTCTCCCACGTCAGCAGTGCCCTTAAGGCCATGGAGAGCCTCGGCTTCGTCGTGAGGGTGAAGAAGCCCGGCGACAAGAGGGCCTACTACAGGGCCACAAGGCTCCTCAAGGACTGGCGTCAGGCCGCCTACTACAACCGTGTTCTCGAGGACGTGGAGCAGATGAAGACCAACCTCATGAAGGCCCTGGCCGAGCTGGAGGGCGAGGAGGGGGAGGAAGTTGAGTTCATACGGGAGAGCATAGAGTTCGCCCTGAAGAGGAACGAGCTGGCCGAGAGGATAATCCGATACCTCCTGAGCCACGACGACGAGGAGGTTCTGGAGAGACTGGTGGAGTGCCTCGAGTCCGAAAAGCGGTAG
- a CDS encoding ThiF family adenylyltransferase, with amino-acid sequence MLSEKEIERYDRQIMIFGREGQEKLKSSKVAVVGVGGLGSPVAYYLAAAGIGTLLLIDEQEPELSNLNRQILHWEEDLGKNPKPLSAKWKLERFNPDVRVETFVGRLTEENIDEVLEGVDVIVDCLDNFETRFLLDDYSRRKRVPLVHGAVEGTFGQVTTIVPGVTKSLREIFPGVRGKRGKFPIIGATAGVVGSIQAMEVIKLLTGIGEPLLNRLLIVDLAYNTFDVVELK; translated from the coding sequence ATGCTGAGCGAGAAGGAAATCGAGCGCTACGACAGGCAGATAATGATCTTCGGGAGGGAAGGCCAGGAGAAGCTTAAAAGCTCAAAGGTGGCCGTTGTTGGAGTCGGCGGTCTCGGAAGTCCCGTTGCCTACTACCTCGCCGCCGCTGGAATCGGAACGCTCCTTTTGATAGACGAGCAGGAACCTGAGCTGAGCAACTTAAACCGACAGATACTCCACTGGGAGGAGGATCTGGGGAAGAACCCGAAGCCCCTGTCGGCAAAGTGGAAGCTGGAGCGCTTCAACCCGGACGTGAGGGTAGAGACCTTCGTTGGCAGGCTCACCGAGGAGAACATCGATGAGGTGCTCGAGGGCGTTGATGTAATCGTGGACTGCCTCGACAACTTTGAAACTCGCTTCCTGCTCGACGACTACTCCCGTAGGAAGAGGGTTCCCCTCGTCCACGGCGCCGTGGAGGGCACCTTCGGCCAGGTGACCACGATAGTCCCCGGTGTGACGAAGAGCCTCCGCGAGATTTTCCCGGGAGTTAGGGGAAAGAGGGGGAAGTTCCCCATAATAGGTGCAACCGCTGGTGTAGTCGGCTCGATTCAGGCCATGGAGGTCATCAAGCTCCTCACCGGAATCGGCGAGCCGCTCCTCAACAGGCTCCTCATAGTGGACCTCGCCTACAACACCTTCGACGTCGTCGAGCTTAAGTAG
- a CDS encoding SPASM domain-containing protein codes for MEKVVYDTAHSFGIDFSPGVASVAKPPWSNAPHRGRLERLILQLGAGKGSFSEVTGIPRSIGCIGNNSFILRREPMSVERVRELIREFKEAGGRELWLTNYDSVEYLVSMASYAVEIGVPEVYAVVLLEDLDEITPVEGVRFIAELEYSEENVQLLEAQGWLHGAIIMVRGSDLDELKGLKTAFQGEVYIDVLFPGSARRLDFNVIEMRRITSQTTEKYHDCLAGTLAITADGYALPCPLLRNHIVADAKEVGIKAILRKKRLKEFWKMTKDKVQACSMCPFKYVCHDCRALEYQATGEIDGLEYCQIVL; via the coding sequence ATGGAGAAGGTGGTCTACGATACCGCTCATTCGTTCGGCATTGATTTCTCCCCGGGGGTTGCCTCTGTCGCCAAGCCGCCCTGGAGCAACGCCCCCCACAGGGGCAGGCTCGAGAGGCTAATACTTCAGCTCGGTGCGGGAAAGGGCAGTTTTTCCGAGGTAACCGGAATCCCCCGCTCTATAGGCTGCATTGGAAACAACTCCTTCATTCTCCGCCGCGAGCCGATGAGCGTCGAGCGCGTTAGGGAGCTGATAAGGGAGTTCAAGGAGGCTGGGGGAAGGGAGCTCTGGCTCACCAACTACGACAGCGTTGAGTACCTGGTGTCGATGGCATCGTACGCCGTCGAAATCGGCGTTCCCGAGGTCTACGCCGTGGTCCTGCTCGAGGATTTAGATGAAATAACCCCCGTGGAGGGTGTACGATTCATCGCGGAGCTCGAGTACAGCGAGGAGAACGTCCAGCTGCTTGAGGCACAGGGCTGGCTTCACGGTGCCATCATCATGGTAAGGGGTTCCGACCTGGACGAGCTCAAGGGTCTCAAGACCGCCTTTCAGGGGGAGGTGTACATCGACGTCCTCTTCCCCGGCTCCGCCAGGAGGCTCGACTTCAACGTCATCGAGATGAGGCGCATAACGAGCCAGACCACCGAGAAGTACCACGACTGCCTTGCAGGAACCCTTGCCATAACGGCCGACGGCTACGCCCTTCCGTGCCCCCTCCTCAGGAACCACATCGTGGCCGATGCCAAGGAGGTTGGAATAAAGGCCATACTGCGGAAGAAGCGCCTCAAGGAGTTCTGGAAGATGACGAAGGATAAAGTGCAGGCCTGCAGTATGTGTCCCTTTAAGTACGTCTGCCACGACTGCAGGGCCCTTGAGTACCAGGCAACCGGGGAGATAGATGGCCTGGAGTACTGCCAAATCGTCCTTTGA
- a CDS encoding LEA type 2 family protein, whose translation MNLKYLLLGLALIFIVWVGYVAYAAYTLSPRVSAQWGYVNEKTTEIWVEAKLSKPLLVPASIEELRIEFTGIPVARVTRFEYGATETDVSFVLAIDNYNLVRSLVNYMNNGQSGTVAILLQGRLLGIIPIKTDIEQGISENVLAYLNFTAESKDLAGGLVKTPALVETRFDWAGEENGRARLIAHMKFHNPNAFPIPIGNVSFDVYANEIKIGDGRTARVVVIPANGYATLDVETYIEEDSLPKVWAEHIKSGEVSKVRADVFLDIRVMNQDYHVKLVSYEETVKTDIMGELNRLLEDMLR comes from the coding sequence ATGAACCTCAAGTACCTCCTCCTCGGACTGGCGTTAATCTTCATCGTCTGGGTGGGCTACGTCGCCTACGCGGCCTACACCCTCAGCCCCCGCGTTAGCGCCCAGTGGGGCTACGTGAACGAGAAGACGACGGAGATATGGGTGGAGGCAAAGCTGAGCAAGCCCCTCCTCGTCCCCGCGTCTATAGAAGAGCTGAGGATAGAGTTCACCGGCATTCCAGTGGCTAGGGTGACCAGGTTCGAGTACGGGGCGACAGAGACTGATGTGAGCTTCGTCCTTGCAATAGACAACTACAACCTCGTGCGCTCCCTCGTGAACTACATGAACAACGGGCAGAGCGGCACGGTGGCGATACTCCTCCAGGGCCGGCTGCTCGGAATAATCCCCATCAAGACCGATATAGAGCAGGGGATAAGCGAGAACGTCCTGGCGTACCTGAACTTCACCGCCGAGAGCAAGGACCTGGCCGGGGGGCTGGTGAAAACTCCAGCGCTCGTTGAAACGAGGTTCGACTGGGCAGGGGAGGAGAACGGAAGGGCCAGGCTGATAGCCCACATGAAGTTCCACAACCCCAACGCCTTCCCAATTCCAATCGGCAACGTGAGCTTCGACGTCTACGCCAACGAGATCAAGATAGGCGACGGAAGGACGGCCCGGGTGGTGGTGATCCCGGCCAACGGCTACGCGACGCTGGACGTTGAGACCTACATTGAAGAGGACTCGCTCCCCAAGGTCTGGGCCGAGCACATCAAGAGCGGCGAGGTGAGCAAAGTCAGGGCGGACGTGTTCCTGGACATCAGGGTAATGAACCAGGACTACCACGTTAAGCTGGTCAGCTACGAGGAGACCGTGAAGACTGACATAATGGGTGAGCTGAACCGGCTCCTCGAGGACATGCTCAGATGA